One segment of Carya illinoinensis cultivar Pawnee chromosome 1, C.illinoinensisPawnee_v1, whole genome shotgun sequence DNA contains the following:
- the LOC122302943 gene encoding (+)-neomenthol dehydrogenase: MESAKEPAQAVPFSSPFLPSSRWWSKETVAIVTGANRGIGFALVQRLAELGLTVILTSRDSERGHCAAQALRAQGLHVHCLSLDVSDPASIKTFVALFRMKFGTLDILVNNAAVSFNEINENSVKHAETVINTNFYGAKLLTEALLPMFRRSPSTSRILNISSRLGSLNKLRNPDIKNILESENLSEEQIEAVVRLFLQDVKNGRWEWQGWPKLWTDYAVSKLALNAYTRVLAKRYEGRDISVNCFCPGFTQTSMTGGKGKHTAEGAADVGARLLLLPPQELQTGKFFVGSSSSASTAASVVNSKL, translated from the exons ATGGAGTCCGCCAAGGAACCAGCTCAAGCTGtccctttttcctctcctttCCTCCCTTCAAGCAG GTGGTGGTCCAAGGAAACGGTGGCTATCGTCACCGGAGCGAACCGGGGGATTGGGTTTGCACTGGTGCAGCGCTTGGCAGAATTGGGACTCACTGTAATCTTAACTTCTAGAGACTCAGAGCGGGGCCACTGTGCTGCTCAGGCGCTGAGAGCCCAAGGACTTCACGTTCACTGCTTAAGCCTCGATGTCTCCGACCCTGCTTCAATCAAGACTTTCGTAGCATTGTTCCGTATGAAATTCGGAACGTTGGATATCCTC GTGAACAATGCAGCTGTCTCCTTCAATGAGATCAATGAGAATTCAGTGAAGCATGCGGAGACAGTGATCAATACCAATTTCTATGGAGCAAAGTTACTTACGGAGGCTCTCTTGCCCATGTTTCGTCGCTCCCCTTCCACTAGTCGGATTCTTAATATTAGCTCTAGACTTGGCTCACTAAAC AAGCTCAGAAATCCAGATATAAAAAACATACTAGAAAGTGAAAATTTGTCGGAGGAGCAGATCGAGGCTGTGGTAAGATTGTTTCTTCAAGATGTGAAAAATGGAAGATGGGAGTGGCAAGGGTGGCCAAAATTATGGACAGATTATGCAGTGTCAAAGCTGGCACTAAATGCATACACAAGGGTTTTAGCAAAGCGGTACGAGGGAAGAGATATAAGTGTGAATTGCTTCTGTCCCGGTTTCACTCAGACATCTATGACTGGTGGAAAAGGAAAGCATACAGCCGAGGGCGCTGCAGATGTTGGAGCTAGGCTGCTCCTGCTTCCTCCTCAGGAGCTACAAACTGGAAAATTCTTTGTTGGAAGCAGCAGCAGTGCTAGTACTGCTGCTTCTGTCGTTAATTCTAAattataa
- the LOC122275699 gene encoding uncharacterized protein LOC122275699 yields the protein MGFSINKNQSCSVTQSHYQTHNIFLLCNYILLGAASSCIFLTISLRLFPSACGFLLILLHAFTIAGAICGCTVPTSGSNKWYAVHMAVSFLTAIFQGSVSVLIFTRTTDVLASLRSYVREEDGAVILKLAGGLCAVIFCLEWVVLTLAFVLRYYALLEGDGSGGNSIDRNGKVHEEEDLKDWPWPFQV from the coding sequence aTGGGTTTCTCGATCAATAAGAACCAATCTTGTTCTGTGACTCAATCTCACTACCAGACCCACAATATCTTCCTCCTATGCAACTACATTCTCTTGGGTGCAGCCTCTAGTTGCATTTTCCTCACCATATCTCTTCGCTTATTCCCATCGGCATGTGGATTTCTCCTCATTCTCCTACATGCATTCACGATTGCCGGAGCCATATGCGGTTGCACCGTGCCCACATCCGGGTCTAACAAATGGTATGCGGTCCACATGGCGGTCAGTTTCTTGACTGCAATATTTCAAGGTTCTGTGTCGGTGCTTATATTTACTAGGACGACAGATGTTTTAGCAAGTCTGAGATCTTATGTTAGGGAGGAAGATGGAGCTGTGATTTTAAAGTTGGCTGGCGGGCTTTGTGCGGTGATCTTTTGCTTGGAGTGGGTAGTATTGACACTTGCATTCGTGCTGAGATACTATGCTTTGTTGGAAGGAGACGGGTCTGGAGGTAATTCCATTGACAGAAATGGgaaagttcatgaagaagaggaCTTGAAGGATTGGCCATGGCCTTTCCAAGTTTAG